GGCGCAGTGACGGCAGACCGAAGAAGGCACCAACTGCCGCAGTGAAAAAGCTGGCGATAGGAATGGTCAGCCACATCGGGGTACCAAGATGCACGGCCAGCAAACCGGCGGTATACGCCCCGACCGCCAGAAAGCCACCATGCCCGATACTGATCTGTCCGGTGTAACCGACCAGAATGTTCAGGCCGATAGCACCGATTGCAGCGATGGCAATCGTGTTGGCCAGATTGAGCCAGTAGCGGTCGGCAAACCAGGGAAAGATCAGCACTGCCACCAGAACAAGGACAATCCGCATCCGTTGCGGCCAATAGGGGCGCAGACTGACATCACTGGCATACGTGGTATGAAATGTTCCGCTCTGCATAGGCAACCCTGTCTGTATGGTCTGTATCCCCTACACCCGCTCGATAATGCGCTGTCCGAAGAGACCGTAAGGACGTACCAGCAGAATGAACAAGAGGATGATGAACGGCACAACCTCACCTACTCCCCATTCGGGAGGCAGATAGCCACCGGCGAACGATTGCAACAGACCGATGATCAGCCCGCCGATAATTGCACCCGGAATGCTATCGAGGCCACCGAGAATCACGACCGGAAAGACGATCAAACCAACCCGGGCAATGGTGCCGGACACACCACCGAAGATGCTCATCAGCAAAATACCGCCAACTGCGGCGGTAATTGCCGCAATAGCCCAGGCCACCGCCCATACCTTCTTGACGCTGATACCCATGCTGAGCGCCGCCTGTTGATCATCGGCCACCGCACGCATGGCAATTCCATCACGGCTGTAGCGGAAGAAGAGGGTTAAGATCACGAAGAGTGTAATAGCCAGGCCAAATGCCCAGATGCGATCCACGCCAACATTTGCGCCTAAAATGGTGACCGTGTCGGTAGGTAGAAATTGCGGGGCCGGACGTGGGGTGACACCCCAGATCGCGCCGACAATTGCCCGCAACAGCGACGATAGACCGATGGTGACCATAATCACCGAAATCGCCGGCTCACCAATCATTGGTCGCAGCACCAACTGCTCGATCAGCACGCCGGCAACCGCTGCCAGCACAACCGCCAAGACCACACCTGCCGGCCACCAGAGGCCGAACTGCTCGACCATAGCGTAGGTCAGGTAAGCACCGATCAACAACAATTCGCCCTGCGCAAAATTGATCACGTCGCTGCTTTTGTAGATCAACACAAAACCGAGCGCGACCAGCGCAAAAATGGCACCGTTTGCAATACCACTCAGGGCAAGCTGAATGAACCGATCCATGCCGCTCTCCGTTGCTTCAACTAACGAACTGCCATCCGCGACGGTGATGCTGCCAGTGTCGTCGCCGGATCATCTATCTCTTCGATCCGCAGGCGCGTCTTGATCAGCGCAGTCCGCCCATCCTGATAGGTGATCGTGGTCTCGATTTCAAGTTCGTCCTGATCGCTATAGAGCGCATCGACAATCTCTTGATAACGTTGGGCGACCAGACGACGGCGTACCTTACGGGTGCGGGTCAGTTCACCATCATCGGCATCAAGCTCCTTGTGCAACAGCAGAAAGCGGCGAATCCGTGCTGCCGGGGGTAAATCGGCATTGGCGCGTTCAACATCTTTGCGGATGAGGGCGTACACCTGCGGCTTCTGCGCCAGATCGGTATACGTCGTGTAGGAAATTTGAGCGTTCTCGGCCCATTTACCGACATTCGCGAAATCAATGTTGATCATCGCGGTCACGAAGGGCCAGTCACCACCGAAGACCACGGCCTCTTTGATGTATGGGCTAAACTTGAGTTTATTCTCAATAAACTGTGGCGAGAATTTAGTGCCGTCGTGAAGAGTCATTACATCCTTGGCTCGATCAATCACGATCAGATGGCCATCTTCATCAAAATAGCCGGCATCGCCACTGTGCAACCAGCCATCTTCGAGCGCTTCTGCGGTTGCCTCCGGATTTTGATAGTATCCCACAAAGACAGAGGGGCTTTTAACCAGAATTTCGCCATTTTCGGCAATCCGAATCTGGGTATTTGGCAGCGGTGTCCCCACAGTTTGAAACTTAATCTGCCCATCACGATGGATGACGCTCAGGCCGGCACTTTCCGTTTGCCCGTACACCTGTTTCAGATTCACCCCAATCGCGTGGTAGAAGCGGAACACATCAGGGCCGAGCGCGGCACCGCCGGTGTAAGCCCGTTTGAGGAAGCGCAGGCCAAGATGGTCTTTGAGCATCTCAAAGACCAGCAGGCGCGCCAACCCATAGCGCAGGCGCAGCCAGAGATCGGGCTGTTTCCCGCTGAAGCGGGTATCGGCCATCTCGTACCCCTGGCGCATTGCCCACTCGAAGATCGCACGTTTGAGCGGTGTCGAGTCCTGAATCTTCACCTGCACCTGCGAGAGCATATTCTCCCAGATGCGTGGTGGCGAGAACATCACCCGTGGCCCGATCTCGCGAATATTCTCTTGGACGGTACTGGCCGATTCCGGGAAGTTGATGGTAAAACCGCACTGCATACCGGCGGCCACAGTCACCATCTGCTCTCCCACCCAGGCCAGCGGGAGGAAGCTGACAAACTCATCATCGGGGCCGAGAGGATCGACAGAGAGCAGACCGGCACCCTGGCTGATCATGTTGCGATGGGTCAGCATGGCCAGCTTCGGCTTGCCGGTGGTACCGGAGGTGGTCGAGAGAATGGCTACATCATCAGGTTTACCGGCAGCGAGTTCAGCCTCAAACAGACCCGGATGCTCGCGATCATACGTCCGGCCAAGCTCTTCAATAGACGGAAAATCGGCGAGGTAGGGCTGGCGATAATTGCGCATGCCTTTCGGTTCGTAGTAGATTACCTTCAACACCCCTTCCAGCCGCGGCCAGATTTCGATGATCTTATCGACCTGCTCTTGATCCTCGACCACGATCACCCGTGCGCCGGCAGCCGAGACGATGTAATAGACCTCTTCGGCAACTGAGTCCTGATAGACCCCAATCGACATTGCACCGATGGTTTGGGCGGCGAACTCGGCGTACAACCATTCGGGGCGGTTATCACCGAGAATGGCAATGACATCACCGCGCCGAACCCCCAGCGCGTGTAATCCCATCGCGAAGGCGCGCACGTGGTCAGCAAACTGCCGCCAGGTCACCGTTTGCCAGATGCCATAATCCTTTTCGCGCAGGGCCACCTTATCGCCAAAACGTTCCGCGTTCTGAAAGAGGAGCCGTGGTAGAGTTGTCTCCGGTATCTGTATCATCGTCCCACCCGATAGTGACATCGCCAGTTTCCGCCGGTATATCGCCCAGGTTATACTGTTGGCATCGCGTGTTCACGGCCAAGATAGGCATCGATCACCTTCGGATCACTGCGCACCTCAGCCGGGGTACCATAGGCGATCAGTTGTCCAAATTCAAGCACAGCGACCCGATCACTGATGTCCATCACCACACCCATATCGTGTTCGATCAGGACAATGGTTGTACCGTATTCCTCGTTAATATCGAGGATAAAGCGAGCCATATCCTCTTTTTCTTCGTTATTCATGCCGGCCATCGGTTCATCGAGCAGGAGCAGACGCGGATTCATTGCCAGCGCTCGCCCCAGCTCGACCCGCTTTTGCAAGCCATACGAGAGCGTCCCCACCATCTTCTTGCGGATCGACTGAATTTCGAGCAGATCGATCACCTGCTCAACAAACTCGCGATGCTCAACCTCTTCCCGTTGGGCACGCCCCCAGTAGAAACCGCCACTGAAGATACCGCTGCGCATATGGATGTGACGACCAAGCATCAGGTTGTCAACCACCGTCATATGGCGGAAGAGTTCGATGTTCTGAAATGAACGGGCAATGCCAAGACGGGCAATCTGGTGGGGCGGTAGGCCGATGATGTTCCGGCCTTCAAAACGAATTTGCCCTTGCTGAGGGCGGTAAAGACCACTGATACAATTGAGCAGGCTGGTCTTTCCGGCACCATTCGGGCCGATAATCGCCTGGATCATGCCGGGGTAAATGTTAAACGTAACCGATAATAGTGCTCGCACACCACCGAAGCTAAGCCCCACATGATCAATCTCCATTTGGGGCGCCGGTAGTGTTGTTGAATCACGATGCGTCATGCGATCCTCATTGATAATGCACGAAACAACTACGCACCGCTTAACCGATCAATGACCCAACAATCTTTGCTGAGTCCGTGATGATCGATTAATTACTCTCGTACTGGACGGGGAATATCCAAAAATTATTATAACGAAGTTTGAAAGATCGCGCAAATACTTTGTGGAATAGTGGAATGGTGTGAGAAGCGGCTTAAAGATCAACCAGACTAGAACTTATTTCATTAAGCTGTGCTATCGTTCTCCCAGACGCATGAACGCTTGCCAATCACCAACGACAGCCTGCCCTGCTCCTGGCCCGTTGGCAGAGGGTCGGGCCATCACGCGCTGGATGGGGTACCTTGCCCGCTCGGCATGCGCGTGTCGCGACGTTTGGAGTACGGCAGTCATGCTGCCGCA
This genomic window from Chloroflexus aurantiacus J-10-fl contains:
- a CDS encoding branched-chain amino acid ABC transporter permease produces the protein MDRFIQLALSGIANGAIFALVALGFVLIYKSSDVINFAQGELLLIGAYLTYAMVEQFGLWWPAGVVLAVVLAAVAGVLIEQLVLRPMIGEPAISVIMVTIGLSSLLRAIVGAIWGVTPRPAPQFLPTDTVTILGANVGVDRIWAFGLAITLFVILTLFFRYSRDGIAMRAVADDQQAALSMGISVKKVWAVAWAIAAITAAVGGILLMSIFGGVSGTIARVGLIVFPVVILGGLDSIPGAIIGGLIIGLLQSFAGGYLPPEWGVGEVVPFIILLFILLVRPYGLFGQRIIERV
- a CDS encoding long-chain fatty acid--CoA ligase translates to MIQIPETTLPRLLFQNAERFGDKVALREKDYGIWQTVTWRQFADHVRAFAMGLHALGVRRGDVIAILGDNRPEWLYAEFAAQTIGAMSIGVYQDSVAEEVYYIVSAAGARVIVVEDQEQVDKIIEIWPRLEGVLKVIYYEPKGMRNYRQPYLADFPSIEELGRTYDREHPGLFEAELAAGKPDDVAILSTTSGTTGKPKLAMLTHRNMISQGAGLLSVDPLGPDDEFVSFLPLAWVGEQMVTVAAGMQCGFTINFPESASTVQENIREIGPRVMFSPPRIWENMLSQVQVKIQDSTPLKRAIFEWAMRQGYEMADTRFSGKQPDLWLRLRYGLARLLVFEMLKDHLGLRFLKRAYTGGAALGPDVFRFYHAIGVNLKQVYGQTESAGLSVIHRDGQIKFQTVGTPLPNTQIRIAENGEILVKSPSVFVGYYQNPEATAEALEDGWLHSGDAGYFDEDGHLIVIDRAKDVMTLHDGTKFSPQFIENKLKFSPYIKEAVVFGGDWPFVTAMINIDFANVGKWAENAQISYTTYTDLAQKPQVYALIRKDVERANADLPPAARIRRFLLLHKELDADDGELTRTRKVRRRLVAQRYQEIVDALYSDQDELEIETTITYQDGRTALIKTRLRIEEIDDPATTLAASPSRMAVR
- a CDS encoding ABC transporter ATP-binding protein yields the protein MTHRDSTTLPAPQMEIDHVGLSFGGVRALLSVTFNIYPGMIQAIIGPNGAGKTSLLNCISGLYRPQQGQIRFEGRNIIGLPPHQIARLGIARSFQNIELFRHMTVVDNLMLGRHIHMRSGIFSGGFYWGRAQREEVEHREFVEQVIDLLEIQSIRKKMVGTLSYGLQKRVELGRALAMNPRLLLLDEPMAGMNNEEKEDMARFILDINEEYGTTIVLIEHDMGVVMDISDRVAVLEFGQLIAYGTPAEVRSDPKVIDAYLGREHAMPTV